Sequence from the Aquimarina sp. Aq107 genome:
AAGAAATTAAAGCCATTTCTAATATTGTAGATGGGCAATATTTTTATGGATCAGAAGCTACAGAGCAAAACTTTAAAAAACATGTAGGAGCCTATAATATTTTACATCTAGCATTACATGGCGATGTAGATAATGAACGACCAGAAAACTCTAAATTATACTTCACTAAAAGTAAAGATACAATAGAGGATAATTATTTATACAGTCACGAGCTATTTGCGTTAGATATCCCTGCAGAACTTACCGTACTTAGCGCTTGTAATACCGGAACTGGTAAAATTGCCAAAGGCGAGGGGATTATGAGTTTGGGGAATGCATTTCAGTATGCAGGAACAAAAAGTTTATTATTGACCAATTGGGAAGTTTCTGATGAAACTACGCCTAAGATTATGGAGTATTTTTATACCAGCCTTAGGGATGGTAAAAATAAAGCAGAGGCTCTGCAACAAGCAAAATTACAATTTCTTACTACTACCAATCAGGAAACTGATCATCCTTATTATTGGGGAGGATTTTATTTATTAGGAGATACAGCCGCAATCCAACTTGAGAGTAATAATTATGGATATTGGTTCATTGGCGTTGGTATTTTAGTATTGATCTTAGTAAGTTTGTTGTGGTATAGAAAAAGAAATTCCCCTCTCGAGAGGGGTTAGGGTGTGTTAATTTGAAAATAGCAAATGAATTAGGTAAGTGACACACCCAAGAATTTCTAACTTTAGCCTTTTGGCAAAAGCTGAAATACTATCCCTCTCTAGAGGGAAGCCTATTATTTATGAAAAAAAGAAAAATCATTCCATATAATCCTAAGCTAAAAGAATATGCAAGACAATTGCGAAATAATAGCACAAAGTCAGAAATATTGTTATGGCAAAAATTAAAAAGAAAGCAATTATATGGGTATGATTTTCATAGACAAAAACCAATAGATAATTATATATTAGATTTCTTTTGTTATGAGTTGATGTTAGGAATAGAGATTGACGGATATTCTCATCAATTAGTTGAAGTTTACAACAAAGATATTGTCAAAGAAAAGGCAATGAACAGACTTGGGGTTAATATTCTGAGATTTACAGACCAACAGATATTTAAAGATATGTTTAATGTATTATTAGCTATAGAAGATTATATTCAAAGTTATGAAAATGAAAATATCTAATTTAATATTTAGTTTCCGTCTTGAGACAGGGACTAAAGCAGTCCCCTCTTGAGAGGGGCTAGGGGTGTGTTATTCAAAAAGGGTTTAAGTTTTCGGTTAATACACCCAAGAATTTCTAGCTTTTGTATTTGGCGCAAGCTAAAATACTATCCCTCTCATAAGGGAAGTTTAATATGAATACATAAAATAATAAATAAGTGAAAATAATATCATACAACGTAAATGGAATCCGTGCAGCACTAAAAAAAGGGTTTATAGAATGGTTGATACAAGCAGATCCGGATGTGATTTGTTTACAAGAAATCAAGGCAAATAAGGAACAATTAGATCTAGATGTTTTTGCAGATGCAGGATACAAATATAATTATTGGTATAGCGCACAGAAAAAAGGATATAGTGGTGTCGCTATTTTATCTAAAACAGAACCAGATCATATAGAGTACGGAACAGGTATCGATTATATGGATCATGAAGGTCGTAATCTTAGAGCCGATTTTAATGGTGTTTCTATTATGAGTTTATATCTACCAAGTGGAACGAATATAGAACGTGTAGACCATAAACTTAAGTTTATGGATGACTTTCAGGAATATATTAATGAGTTAAAAAAATCATATCCTAATTTAGTAATTCTAGGAGATTATAATATTTGTCATCAAGCAATTGATATTCACGATCCGGTACGTAATAAAAATGTATCAGGGTTTTTGCCAGTAGAGAGAGAATGGATCGGTAATTTTATAGAAAGTGGATTTATAGATTCTTTTAGGTATTTTAATGCAGATCCTCATAATTATTCGTGGTGGAGTTATAGAGCCAATGCTAGAGCTAATAATAAGGGTTGGCGTTTAGATTATGGTATGGTCGCGAAACTATTGCAAGATAAATTAGAAAGAGCCGTTATTTTATCAGAAGCAAAGCATAGCGATCATTGTCCGATTATGGTAGAATTGAATATGTAATAGGCGTACTTTGCCTTAGTAGACATTAATAAAATAAGAATTATGATAAAAAGAATTGCGATACTAATATGTATAGGAACATTTGCTACTTCGTGTGTTTCTTCTAAAGTACATAAGGAATTAGAAGGTAAATATGCTCGATTAAAAAGAGATAATAGAAAGTTGCAGGATACTTATAAAGCTTTACAAAAAACTAGTGATGCGGATAAATTGGCATTGGATCGGCTCAATAAGGAGTATGAAAAGACAAGGGTAGAAAGAGATGAATTACGAACCAAATATGATGCGCTTTCTACGAATTATGAAAATCTAAAAAACTCCTATGATGCATTAGGAAAAAATAGTGCAGAAGCTCTAAATGCAAATAATAAGAGAAATAGAGAATTATTAGCGCAACTAGAGGAAAAAGAAAAAACCTTAGCTGCAGAACGAAATCGATTAGAAAAACTGCAGAGAGATTTAGAGAGTCGTTCTAAACGTGTAGATGAATTAGAAGGATTGATTGCAGCAAAGGATGCTAAAATGCAAGCTCTAAAAAGTGCTATTTCTAAAGCTTTACGAAATTTTGAAGGAAAGGGATTAACGGTCGAAGAACGAAATGGTAAAGTGTATATCTCTATGGAAAACAAACTTTTATTTGCTTCTGGTAGTTGGGCGGTAGGAACGCAGGGAAGACAGGCGGTAAAACAATTAGGATCTGTTTTAGGAGAAAATAATGATATTGCTGTACTTATAGAAGGTCATACGGATAATGTACCATATACGGGTAATGGCCAGTTAAAAGGAAACTGGGATTTATCTACAAAGAGAGCAACGGCGATTGTAAATCTTTTATTAGAGAATCCACAAATAGATGCACAGAATCTCACCGCTGCAGGAAGAGGAGAATTCTCTCCAGTAGCATCTAATGAAACATCAACAGGTAAGGCAAAGAACAGAAGGATAGAAGTAATCTTAACTCCTAAGTTAGATGAAATATCTAAATTGTTAAACGATATATAATAGTAAATAGAATGTATAAAAAAAGCGCTCAAGTGAGCGCTTTTTTATATTTTATAGAGCTAATTTTTGTTAATTACTAAATAATTCAGATAAGATGCTATCAACTTCTTTACCATTATTAGCTTTTAACTGTTCTTTTAAGATTAAGAGTTTACTTCTAAAACTATCTATTACATCACTTGCTGTGTCTTTTCCAAGTCGAATTTGTTTACCAGCGCTTGTTAATAAAGTATAATTATAAAACTCTTTAGCTTTAGATTTATCTTTTTTCGTTTCTAGTGAAATAGTACCTGACTTTAGAACAAAAGAGATTATGTTGTCTTGAGCTGTTACTTTATCTGTTATTTCTCCAATATCAGAAGCTAAAGCATATAACTCTTTTTGCTCTTCATAAAGTTGAGACCAATCAGTATCCTTACCATTTTGAACCTGAGCTTGGGTGGTTAATCCTGCGCCTACCATAAGTAAAAGTAGAAATAATTTTTTCATAATATTTGGGTGTTATAATAATTTAGTATCAAAACTACGTATTTGATTTCACGTATTCCAAAACGGAATAAATATAAATTTAGTATTAAAGTTATCTTAAAAACTGCTTTAAATTAACTATTTTAATTTGAAGTTTCCAAAAAGTATGCCACGAATTTAGGAAACAAAAATAAAATCCTTAATTATGCATAGCGTAAAATTCTTAAAAATAAAGGAGATAGATAACAAAAGAACATTCTCGTACGTTTATAATACCCAAAATTAATTTAAAACCATACAGCAAATGAAGAGGTTATCCATTTTTATAATAGTAGTATTATCTGTGATTAAAGGTGTGAGTCAGGAAAGCGAAGAGGAGTACTACGAAGAAGAAGAAACGCAAAGTGATGAGTACTCAGAAGATGGTGAAGAGGAGGAAGAAGACCAAGGTACTTATTTTGATTTTTACAAATATTTTGATTTCACCAACGATCAGTATTCCAATGTCTTAGATAAAGTAAGTGATATGGATTCTGAAGAAGAGAATTTATTATATGAGTTTGTGGTAGCAGTTAATCAAGATAAAGTACTAAAAGGTCGTTTATTTGGCGAATTGGTTACGAAGCCTAAAAAAAAGAGTCATTATAAAGGTAAAGACAGTCCTGGTTTTATTTGTGTTTTACGTGGTCTTATAGAAAATAAAACTGTGTATGATGCAATAATTAATGATGGTCGCGCCTCTGAGAATCAGGCAAGAAATGCAGCGGCACTTTCCGAAAGAACGGTTCGCAGAAAATGCGGTGTAACCAAAAAAGTAAATGAAGTAGAAGAGCAATAAGGATTATTAAAAAACACCTATCTTTGTGATGTACTTAGGTATATGTTCTTTGTAAAGCCATACTCCATAGTTTTTGAATTAAATATTAATTTTTAAAACTATGATTATGAATTGGAAAATTCAAAAGCTATTGAATGGAGAGACGATTGTCTCCAAAGAACCAGGTAATTCTATGTTACCAATCTTACGATCAAAACAACCCGTTGTATTGGAACCCGTAAACTGGGAAGATTGCGAAGCGGGAGACATTGTTTTCTGTAAAGTAAGAGGAAACTGTTTTACACATTTAGTCAAAGGCAAAAATGTAAAACGAGGATTATTGATCGGTAACAATCGAGGTCGCATCAACGGATGGACCAAAAATGTATATGGTAAAGTAATAGAGATATTACCGATATCATAAGAGCAGCGCGGTAAGCGCTTTTTTTGTTTGTAAAAACAACCTCTATAAAATATCCTAAAAGTCATTTTCAATTAAAATTAGAGTTTGATTGTTTTCTAAAATCGATTTTAGAAATACTAGCTTCTTTTCACTACGACATATATTACTGCATAATAAAACTGACTATTTCCCTCAACAAAAGCCTTGCTTCCCTCATTCTTGCTTTTATCAATCACAGAAAGACAATACTTTTATATCAATCTAAAGAATAATAAGTGTTGGATGTGTGAGGAATTAATTTTTAGGTTGGTTAGTTGTGAAACGGATGTAGTAATGGGGTAACTGCATCCGTTTTTTATTTGGCTAGGAGATGTTCTTTACGTATTTCTCGAATAAGTTTTTGGTAAGAGTTACGATTAATTACAATTCTGTTTTGTTGTATTTCCATTAAGGGATTATAACGTTGTAATACTTTTTGAACGATTTCTATTGTAAAGAGTGTTTTGGTGGCTATTCTGTGGATTGCAAATTGTTTATTTTCTTTACTAAGATCTTTATAATGTGTGTTTAACATGAATTTATATTAATGATTATGTGTGAATTACATTAAAATGTATATAAAAATATATAAAATTTGTTTAATGTATATAAAAATATATGATTTCTTTCCAAATTTGTTAGTTTAAAAATAATTTTATAAAAAAAAGAGCTCCTGTTATAGAAGCTCTTTTTCCGGTTAAAAAAGTATAGGGTGACAAAAATTGACCCTTATTTTGAGGTTGTCAATAAACCTCATTTTTGGTTGGCGTAAATTTGTTTAGTTGTTTTGTTCATCATCTCAAGAATTTATTGCTTTCTTGGATATATAATCTACTGGAATAATTATACCACAAAACAAAATTTAACATAAATATTTGATAATCAATGTATTGATGCTTTGTAAGATATTTTTTAACATATAGTTGTGTAGATGTTTTAAGTCACTACTGTGGATAATGTTCTCGCATTGGAGTTTTATTAAGATAATTTTTTGAATAACTAAAAAGAGAGTTTTTATTTTTGAATCTTTATGTATTTAGAAAATTAGCCACAATTTAGACAATGAAGTATACAACATTACCAAATACGGATATTAAAGTTAGTAAAATATGTTTAGGTTCTATGACTTGGGGCGAGCAAAACACTGAGTCAGAAGGTCATCAGCAAATAGATTACGCAATTAATCAAGGAGTAAATTTTATAGATACTGCCGAGCTTTATTCTGTACCTGCCAAAAAAGAAACTCAAGGAAGTACTGAACGCATAATTGGTAGTTGGTTAAAAAAATCAGGAAAAAGGGATAAGGTAGTAATAGCTTCAAAAATTGTAGGTCCTGCAGAGTTTTCTAAACATATTAGAAATGAAGGTTTTACTAAAGAAGAAATTAAAGATGCAATCCATAAGAGTTTAGAAAGATTGCAAACGGATTATATTGACTTATACCAGTTGCATTGGCCAGAAAGGCATACTAATTATTTTGGACAACTTGGATATACTCATGATGAAGAAGATGCTTGGAAAGATAATTTTGCCACAATTTTAGAGAGCCTTAATGATTTTATAAAAGAAGGTAAAATAAGACATATCGGTGTTTCTAATGAGACCGCGTATGGTATGATGCGTTATACCGAAGAAGCTAGAAAAGGAGCGCCTAAAATGATTACAATACAAAATCCATATAACTTATTAAATAGAAAAGATGAAATAGGACTTGTAGAAGTTTTACATCGCGAAAATGTAGGACATCTACCGTATTCTCCACTAGGTTTCGGGATGCTTACAGGTAAATATCTAGAGGAAATACCTAAAAACTCTAGAGTAGACCTTTTTCCTAACTATAATCGATATATGAATGAGAATAGTTATAAGGCAACTAGATTGTATAATGAGATTGCTAAAAAACATAATATTAGTCTGACACAATTATCACTAGCATTTGTGAATCAGCAACCTTTTGTAACTAGTAATATTATTGGTGCAACTTCTATCGAGCAACTAACCGAAAATATTAATAGCATCGATGTGATTTTATCAAACGAAATAATCAATGAAATTAATGAAATTCACGCGCAAATACCCAATCCAGCTCCTTAGTGGTTGGATTTTAACCAAATAAATACTCAACTACATCTTCAATTTTGGCAACAAGTTGAATGTTGATTGCGGTATTTTGATTAGAAATTTTATTGTATTTAGAAACGAAAATGGTCGCAAAACCTAATTTCTCTGCTTCCTGAATTCTTTGTTCTACTTTATTTATAGGTCTAATTTCTCCGGCTAACCCTACTTCTGCGGCAAAGCAAAAATCTTTGGCTATCGGAATATCTTCATTAGAAGATAATATGGCTGCAACTACAGCTAAATCAATTGCTGGATCATCTACAGAAATACCACCTGTTATATTTAGAAATACATCCTTAGCTCCTAATCTAAATCCTGCACGCTTTTCTAATACTGCAAGGATCATGTTTAAACGTTTCAGATTGTAACCTGTAGCACTTCTTTGAGGAGTCCCATAGACTGCAGTACTAACTAGTGCCTGTATTTCTATCATCAATGGTCTCATGCCTTCGACTGTAGCGGCGATTGCAGTTCCGCTTAGCTCTTCTTCTTTTTTAGAGATCAGAATTTCACTAGGATTGGAAACTTCTCTTAACCCACTTCCTAGCATTTCATAAATTCCTAATTCGGATGTAGATCCAAAACGGTTTTTTAGAGCTCTTAAAATTCTGTACACGTGATTTCGATCTCCTTCAAACTGAAGCACAGTATCTACCATGTGTTCGAGAATTTTAGGTCCTGCAATATTTCCATCTTTTGTGATATGACCAATTAGAATAACAGGAGTAGCAGTTTCTTTAGCAAACTTGATAAGTTCTGTGGTACATTCTCTAATTTGTGAAATACTCCCAGCACTGCTCTCTATATAGTCGCTATGTAGTGTTTGTATTGAATCTATAATGACAATATCAGGTTCAGTAGCCTCAATTTGTCTAAAGATATTCTGAGTTTTAGTTTCAGTAAGAATTAAACAATTATCTGTTTTAGATTGAATACGTTCTGCACGCATCTTAATTTGTTTTTGGCTCTCTTCTCCCGAAACATATAAAGTTTTATATGGAAGTTTTAAACTAATCTGTAATAATAATGTGCTTTTTCCTATACCAGGTTCTCCTCCCAACAAGGTAAGTGAACCAGGTACAATTCCACCACCAAGAACCCTGTTCAGTTCTAAATCATCAGTATTATATCTTGCTTCATAACTAGTATCAATTTCAGAAATTTTTAATGGTTTAGAAATTCTATTTTCTTTGGAAGATGTGTTAGGATCTTTCCAGTCATTTTTTGAAGCTTTCTGAACTACTTCCTCTGCGATGGTATTCCATTCTTTACATGATGTGCATTGTCCTTGCCATTTTGCATATTGGGCACCACAATTTTGACAGAAAAAAACAGTTTTAGTTTTAGCCATAGCTTATTAATTGGAGTAAAAATACTATTATTTAAATTGGTTTTCTAACGATATAGAAAACAAAAAGATCCTAGTTTAAGGATCTTTTCTAAGATATTTTTGAAAAAGAAGATGTCTTAATTAGTAACCAAAATCTTCTTTAATTTTATTCACTTTTTCCAGCATATAGTCTTTAGTAAGAAAAGCTATTTCATTTAATAAGAATCCATTCTCATATGCTCTCATTGCTTTTTTGGGTTCGCCAAGTTGTTCGTATCCTAAACCAAGATAATAGTATCCTAACATAGTTTCCGGATGTTCTTTAATAGCTAATTTTCCTAAAGGTTCTAATTCTTCCCATAATTCCTTTTTTTCTATCGCAGTAGAAATAGCGATAAAATCATTTACCCTAATCTGGCGTTTAAACCCATATAGTTTTTCTGTAGTATCATATATATCTACTAGATAATCATAGAGCGATGTTTCTAAAGTAAGAATGTCTTCTTTATAAGTTTTCTTACTGATTGGGCGATACATTTCGAAAATTGTTTCTAAAGCCTTTGGAACGGCACGACCTACTAGAGTATAATGAGAGGATTCGTTAAAGTTATCAAAGAAGTAATTAACCTCTGGATTTTCAATAGTAGCTAATTTTTCGTCTACTGCTATCAAGTTTTTTTTAATATTATCAGCATCGTTTGTAGCTGTAGCTAGGTAGTACCATACATCGGATTTTGCATTACTAAGCACATTAAAAATTCGCTCTTCCATGGGTGGAGTCAATTCTGGACTTAGATTTATATAGGCCTGAAAAATTGGGTTGTCTTTAAATAAGAAGTAATTGATAAAATTAGAAGTATAATCGTGACCAACGATCATTTTAAGTTGAGCTGTTCTATATGTCTGGTCAATATATGGTAATAATTCTTGGCCAATAAACTCAAAAAAGGCTGCTCCTTTTCCTTCTGGTAGATAGCTAGCTAAATCATATCTGCAATCGTCCTCTCTTGTCTTTCTTTGTAAGACTCCTACTACGATTGACTCTGGCATGTCTTCCCAATAGGAAAAATAATCAACATTACCAGCTACAGGTTCGAATAAATGATCTCCATCCAAAACAATAATAACAGGATATATTTTATCCTCATTTTTCTCATAATTCCGCGGTAGTTGAATTTTTAAATCACGGTTTTGATCTAACTTTATAGATCTAAATGTTTCATATTTTACCTGACCAAATGATATGGAGGTAAAGAGGGATATAAGAATTAAAAATATACTTTTCTTCATAAGTAGTAAGATTAAGGTTAAGCGAGTGACAAGATATAAATTATTTTAAACCTTTAAAATTTGATGACAATAAACAATTAATACATTGTTTATAAAGGATTTAATATTTTTCTTTTTATGTTGTTTTTCCTCTGTTTAAAATGGGGAGGAATAAAAATGATAACGCCCCAACAACAATATTTATTGCTGTTTGCGAACCCCAAAGAATCCATCCAAAAGCTTCTCCATCACTTTTCTCGAAGCTAAAAAAAACGAAAACAGCACCGACTACAATTGGAAATGGTAAAATACCAATCCCGCCATTAGTAGTAGACATTGAAAAAGAGCCAACTACAAATGCTACTAGAATTACTCCTAATGAAGCACTATGTAAATTAGGGACAGCAAATTTTATTACATAAAACATTAATATATATAAGAACCATATTAATAGTGTATGAAATAGAAAAGCCCATTTTTGTTTCATTTTGAATATACTTTTCATTCCATCTAATAAACCCATACCGAAATCCCTAATTTTAACTATCCACTTATTGGATGATTTTTGAAGGATCTTAAGTCCTAAAACCCCTAAAATAATTAACCCTAAAATGATTCCTAGAGTAAGTAAAGGATTAATGTTTTTTTCTTCAAGAAAATTAAGCAAATACTCAGTCTGCAAAATACCAGCTCCCGTGGTTACAATAATTAACATGATAAGGTCTATTATTCTTTCCGAGACGATAGTTCCAAATGCTTTTTCGAAAGGAATTTTTTCATAAGTTGACACAGTAAAACCGCGCAGTACTTCTCCTGATCTAGGTACGCCTAGGTTAGCTAAGTACCCAGCCATTACTGCCATAAAACTATTATATAGTTTAGGGTTGTATCCTAATGGGTTTAATAGAAATTTCCAACGATATGCTCTAGAAATATGGGAAATAATACCAAGCCCAAGAGATAATAACACCCAAATTGGATCGGCATTCTTAATGTTTTCCAATAATTCTTTTCTGTACTCTGGAGTTGCGGAGCTTAGAAAATACCATATTAAAAAAACTCCCAACATAAATGGGAGTATTATTTTTAAGATTTTTATAAGTTTAGGATTCACTCTTTTACTTTAGTAAATTATTTTCCTCATTAGGAAATAAAAGAGATGGTTTAAATTTTTTAGCTTCTTCGATATCCATCATAGCATAAGTAATAAGGATTAAAACATCTCCTTTAGCTACTTTTCTGGCAGCAGCTCCATTCAGTGTTATTTCTCCACTATTTCTTGGTCCTGGAATTGCATAGGTTTCTAGTCGTTCGCCATTGTTATTATTGACGATCTGCACTTTTTCACCTTCTACTATATTAGCAGCATCCATTAAATCTTCATCAATGGTTATACTTCCTATATAATTTAGATCTGCGCCGGTTACCTTGACGCGATGAATTTTTGATTTTACAACGTGTACAAACATGTTACAAATTTAGTTATTTTTAATTTAGGGCTATGTTATCAATAAGTCTAACTTCTCCTGCAAAAACTGCTATAAAAGCTCGATATTTAGTGTTCTTCCGTTTTCTTCGGATTGATTTCAGGTCAGAAACTTTAGCGATCTCAAAATATTCTAGTTCTAGAAGATCATTGTTTTTAAATTGTTTCGAAACCCAATCTGTTAATTCCTTTACACTTTTTGTGCCAAAATCATTTTTGACTTGACTTAATGTTTTGTAAATCAAAGGAGATGTTAGAAGTTGTTCCTGGGTTAGTCTTTTGTTTCTAGAACTTAACGCTAAACCACTTTCTTCTCTATAAATTGGACAACCTATAATTTCTAATGACATTTTTTCGATTGCAACTAATTTTCTGACAATTTGTAGTTGCTGAAAATCTTTTTCGCCAAAATAGGCTCTAGTTGGTGAAATGATAGTGAAAAAATGTTTAAGTACGGTTCCTACTCCATCAAAATGACCTGGTCTAAATTTACCTTCCATTTCATTTTCTAACCCTTTAAAATCATAATTAATGGATTTTGTTTCCTCTCCGTATATTTCTTTCGGTAGAGGAGCAAACACAATAATATCATCAGATACTTGAGATAAAAGTGCTATATCAGACTCCAAAGTACGCGGATAATTTATTAAATCTTCAGAATTATTAAATTGAGTAGGATTAACAAATATGCTGACTACTACAATTTGATTTTCATCAATTGCTTTTTTTACTAGAGCAAGGTGCCCAAGGTGTAAAGCTCCCATTGTGGGGACAAAACCAATGCTTTTTTTTTGTTTATGTAAGTCTGCAACATCTTGTTCAACGTCCAGTCTTTTCTCGTATACCCGCATTTATCTAAAAGTTAAAGGCGTGCAAAAATAAGATATTACTGGCAGACTACATAAATTTTCGTAATTTTGCAAAAATTTATTCCGAAGGAGACGAGAAAAGTAGATCATATGAAAGACAAGAGGATATTGTACGTATCATCAGAAGTAATACCTTACCTACCAGAGACAGAGATTTCATCTATGTCTTTTGAAGCACCACGAATGGTAAATAGTAAAGGCGGGCAAATTAGAATTTTTATGCCTAGATATGGAAATATTAATGAACGAAGACACCAGTTACACGAAGTAATTCGTTTATCTGGGATGAATCTAGTCATTAATGACCTAGATATGCCTTTAATTATCAAAGTTGCTTCTATTCCTAAAGAAAGGATGCAGGTTTATTTTATTGATAATGAGGATTATTTTAAAAGAAAGGCAACGCTAACTGATGAAGAAGGAAACTTGTTCCCTGATAATGATGAACGAGCAATATTCTTTGCAAAAGGTGTAATTGAAACAGTTAAGAAATTAAATTGGTCGCCAGATGTAATTCATGTTCATGGATGGCTAGCGTCAATGCTGCCTCTATATCTTAGAAACTATTATGCGAATGAACCTTTGTTTAATGATAGTAAGATTGTAACTTCTGTTTATGATCATGGATATAAAGGAACATTGGATAAAAACATGCTGGAGAAAGTAAAATTTGATGGTATTGATGAAGATAAGATCACTGATTTAGCAAAACCAACGTATAACAATGTTATGAAAGTTGCGATTGATAATTCTGATGCGATTATTATTGGGTCTGAAGAAATTCCAGCAGAACTTTCTAAACATTTAGAAACTATCGACCAACCTGTATTAGAATATAAAAAACCAGATGAATTTGCAGATGCCTATGAAGCCTTCTATCAAACAGAGGTGTTGGTATAGCAATAGGAACTATTATGAATTTGAAAAATGTATTGATCAAAATAACAGTTATAGTAACTGTTGTTTTTACTGTTGTATCTTGTGACGATGATTTTAATTCGGTTGGAAGTGAGGTAATAGGAGATGTGAACTTCCAGGATAATGAGTATAATGCGGTTCCTGTAGCTTACAGCAAGAGATTCGAAAGAGTACAAACCAGTGGTTTGCCTAACTATTTATTAGGTGTTTACAATGATCCGATATACGGACAATCTATATACAATGTGTTATCACAGGTATTGCCAGCTAGAGTAAACCCTACTTTTGGAGATAATGCAGTTTTGGATAGTGTAGTACTTAGATTGCCTTATTTTAGTGAATTAGCAGAGACAGTTACTGATGATGATGGAGAAGTGACGAATACATTTGAAGTTGATTCTATCTATGGATCAGGTACTGTGAATTTATCACTTTATAGATCTGAATATTTTCTAAGAGATTTTGATTTAGAAGAAGGATCGGAACAAAGACAGGTGTATTATTCTAATGATATAAGAGAAAATTTTGGGCCTACAGTAGAGGGTAGATTGTTATTTGAAATCAATGACTTCAGACCAGATGAAAATGAAGTTTCACTTCTTACAGAGGATGATGACACGGATGAAGATACAGATCCTCAAGTGAGTACTACAATACCAGCACTAAGACAAGTATTAATTTCTGATGCAGCTGCCATTGAGGCTACCG
This genomic interval carries:
- a CDS encoding endonuclease domain-containing protein, coding for MKKRKIIPYNPKLKEYARQLRNNSTKSEILLWQKLKRKQLYGYDFHRQKPIDNYILDFFCYELMLGIEIDGYSHQLVEVYNKDIVKEKAMNRLGVNILRFTDQQIFKDMFNVLLAIEDYIQSYENENI
- a CDS encoding exodeoxyribonuclease III; the encoded protein is MKIISYNVNGIRAALKKGFIEWLIQADPDVICLQEIKANKEQLDLDVFADAGYKYNYWYSAQKKGYSGVAILSKTEPDHIEYGTGIDYMDHEGRNLRADFNGVSIMSLYLPSGTNIERVDHKLKFMDDFQEYINELKKSYPNLVILGDYNICHQAIDIHDPVRNKNVSGFLPVEREWIGNFIESGFIDSFRYFNADPHNYSWWSYRANARANNKGWRLDYGMVAKLLQDKLERAVILSEAKHSDHCPIMVELNM
- a CDS encoding OmpA family protein, whose product is MIKRIAILICIGTFATSCVSSKVHKELEGKYARLKRDNRKLQDTYKALQKTSDADKLALDRLNKEYEKTRVERDELRTKYDALSTNYENLKNSYDALGKNSAEALNANNKRNRELLAQLEEKEKTLAAERNRLEKLQRDLESRSKRVDELEGLIAAKDAKMQALKSAISKALRNFEGKGLTVEERNGKVYISMENKLLFASGSWAVGTQGRQAVKQLGSVLGENNDIAVLIEGHTDNVPYTGNGQLKGNWDLSTKRATAIVNLLLENPQIDAQNLTAAGRGEFSPVASNETSTGKAKNRRIEVILTPKLDEISKLLNDI
- a CDS encoding aldo/keto reductase is translated as MKYTTLPNTDIKVSKICLGSMTWGEQNTESEGHQQIDYAINQGVNFIDTAELYSVPAKKETQGSTERIIGSWLKKSGKRDKVVIASKIVGPAEFSKHIRNEGFTKEEIKDAIHKSLERLQTDYIDLYQLHWPERHTNYFGQLGYTHDEEDAWKDNFATILESLNDFIKEGKIRHIGVSNETAYGMMRYTEEARKGAPKMITIQNPYNLLNRKDEIGLVEVLHRENVGHLPYSPLGFGMLTGKYLEEIPKNSRVDLFPNYNRYMNENSYKATRLYNEIAKKHNISLTQLSLAFVNQQPFVTSNIIGATSIEQLTENINSIDVILSNEIINEINEIHAQIPNPAP
- the radA gene encoding DNA repair protein RadA, which encodes MAKTKTVFFCQNCGAQYAKWQGQCTSCKEWNTIAEEVVQKASKNDWKDPNTSSKENRISKPLKISEIDTSYEARYNTDDLELNRVLGGGIVPGSLTLLGGEPGIGKSTLLLQISLKLPYKTLYVSGEESQKQIKMRAERIQSKTDNCLILTETKTQNIFRQIEATEPDIVIIDSIQTLHSDYIESSAGSISQIRECTTELIKFAKETATPVILIGHITKDGNIAGPKILEHMVDTVLQFEGDRNHVYRILRALKNRFGSTSELGIYEMLGSGLREVSNPSEILISKKEEELSGTAIAATVEGMRPLMIEIQALVSTAVYGTPQRSATGYNLKRLNMILAVLEKRAGFRLGAKDVFLNITGGISVDDPAIDLAVVAAILSSNEDIPIAKDFCFAAEVGLAGEIRPINKVEQRIQEAEKLGFATIFVSKYNKISNQNTAINIQLVAKIEDVVEYLFG
- a CDS encoding alpha/beta hydrolase, with amino-acid sequence MKKSIFLILISLFTSISFGQVKYETFRSIKLDQNRDLKIQLPRNYEKNEDKIYPVIIVLDGDHLFEPVAGNVDYFSYWEDMPESIVVGVLQRKTREDDCRYDLASYLPEGKGAAFFEFIGQELLPYIDQTYRTAQLKMIVGHDYTSNFINYFLFKDNPIFQAYINLSPELTPPMEERIFNVLSNAKSDVWYYLATATNDADNIKKNLIAVDEKLATIENPEVNYFFDNFNESSHYTLVGRAVPKALETIFEMYRPISKKTYKEDILTLETSLYDYLVDIYDTTEKLYGFKRQIRVNDFIAISTAIEKKELWEELEPLGKLAIKEHPETMLGYYYLGLGYEQLGEPKKAMRAYENGFLLNEIAFLTKDYMLEKVNKIKEDFGY